From Desulfatibacillum aliphaticivorans DSM 15576, the proteins below share one genomic window:
- a CDS encoding clostripain-related cysteine peptidase, with protein MTICLALPLSSWAAAPCQFSVSHFKDKQSNLGMPVLLEAKLVDASGDPIYNAAIYFDIYYDGAWRIINEDDGGYPTDYLGVAKTFYYVDSAFPEGDYPIRARFDGDASFDPASIQKTLTANLAGVTFALFLNGDNNLEPYAIEDFYDELHPQGTNEYINFIVLFDRINGYDWTHDNWFGTRMYVVTPDTVRSDVYLYQDWGEQNMGDQSTLQAFAETAFTDFPAEHSVLVLWDHGSGWQGEYKSLPAEERDAPFTGAEMELPLPPHVAARLASKKSTAPPAGEDEKTFPVKAISYDNTSGSDSLSLTEVSGAIEGTGLTVDVVAMDACLMGMVEVAYELRNVARYFVASGDNVSAKGFDYADIGQRLTADNAPDARSLASALVDSYENFYGSYDYMATLSAWDLTLMAPFFSALENFSSVLLEKMDLIPFAERADFYLATENMIQGPLYLDLGSLAYHAQQEISDAQVISAAADLESQVLGAACVNYFVHDGYYGSYKYTDKTSMRGLTIYLPPPDYWDHSYTYPQVLSFTDLSWNQTVRLLLDSTPPAAENSLEWAKAPYAVNESSIAMESFSAVDQWENPVYYQFSFTQSPTGGTGGNDSDSRYESTAYTDDGLEPNHQYCYTVYAYDGAGNPTETIAEACAVTLALAPGAGALQPKGCDKIEAAWDTGGNPEGTEYFCENITTGEASGWTADAQWTSSGLATKNAYTFRVKARNSEYVETDWVSLGDCETGVCHGDANADGALSLADAIVCLQVVAGLEPVGLDKSAAIDALQQIGLDEALYILQIEGESR; from the coding sequence TTGACAATTTGCCTTGCCCTTCCGCTTTCTTCATGGGCGGCAGCGCCCTGCCAGTTTTCCGTCTCCCATTTTAAAGACAAGCAATCCAACCTGGGTATGCCCGTCCTATTGGAAGCCAAATTGGTCGATGCGTCGGGCGATCCCATCTATAACGCCGCAATCTATTTTGATATCTATTATGACGGCGCATGGCGTATAATTAACGAAGATGACGGCGGCTATCCAACGGACTACTTAGGCGTAGCAAAAACCTTCTATTATGTGGATTCCGCATTCCCGGAAGGCGATTATCCCATTCGCGCCCGTTTTGACGGCGACGCCTCTTTTGACCCTGCCTCCATTCAAAAAACGCTGACAGCCAATCTGGCCGGAGTCACCTTTGCTTTGTTTTTAAACGGGGACAATAATCTGGAGCCCTATGCCATTGAAGATTTTTACGACGAACTGCATCCGCAGGGAACCAACGAGTACATAAACTTCATCGTTCTATTCGATAGAATCAACGGCTATGACTGGACCCATGACAATTGGTTCGGAACCAGGATGTATGTCGTCACCCCCGACACGGTGCGCTCGGACGTGTATTTGTATCAGGATTGGGGGGAGCAAAACATGGGCGACCAATCCACCTTGCAAGCATTTGCGGAAACCGCCTTTACGGATTTTCCCGCGGAGCATTCGGTGCTGGTGCTTTGGGATCACGGCAGCGGTTGGCAGGGAGAATACAAGTCTTTGCCAGCGGAGGAACGGGACGCCCCTTTCACCGGCGCGGAAATGGAGCTGCCCTTGCCGCCCCACGTGGCAGCCCGATTGGCTTCCAAAAAGTCAACGGCTCCGCCCGCAGGGGAGGATGAGAAAACTTTCCCCGTTAAGGCGATAAGCTACGACAACACCTCCGGCAGCGACAGCCTGAGCCTGACCGAAGTTTCCGGCGCCATTGAAGGGACAGGGCTGACCGTGGATGTCGTCGCCATGGACGCCTGCCTCATGGGCATGGTGGAAGTGGCTTACGAGTTGAGGAATGTCGCCCGCTATTTCGTGGCGTCAGGCGACAACGTCAGCGCCAAAGGCTTTGATTACGCGGATATAGGCCAGAGGCTAACGGCGGACAATGCTCCCGACGCCCGATCCCTTGCTTCGGCGCTTGTCGACTCTTACGAGAATTTTTACGGCTCATACGACTACATGGCAACCCTTTCCGCCTGGGACCTGACCCTTATGGCGCCTTTTTTCAGCGCCCTGGAAAACTTCTCCTCCGTCCTGCTGGAAAAAATGGACCTAATCCCTTTTGCTGAAAGGGCCGATTTCTACCTTGCAACCGAAAATATGATCCAGGGCCCCCTCTATTTGGACCTGGGCTCCCTGGCTTACCACGCCCAACAGGAAATCTCGGACGCTCAAGTGATTTCCGCAGCGGCGGATTTGGAAAGCCAGGTGCTTGGAGCCGCTTGCGTCAACTATTTCGTCCATGACGGCTATTACGGCAGTTACAAATACACGGACAAAACCAGCATGCGGGGACTGACAATCTATTTGCCTCCTCCGGATTACTGGGATCACAGTTACACCTATCCCCAGGTATTGAGTTTTACGGACCTTTCATGGAACCAAACCGTTCGTCTGTTATTGGACTCAACGCCTCCTGCTGCGGAAAATTCTTTGGAATGGGCAAAGGCCCCCTACGCTGTCAACGAGTCATCCATTGCCATGGAGTCCTTTTCCGCTGTCGATCAATGGGAAAACCCCGTCTATTATCAATTTTCGTTCACCCAAAGCCCCACCGGCGGGACGGGCGGAAACGATTCGGACAGCCGATACGAGTCCACGGCCTATACGGATGACGGCCTGGAGCCCAACCATCAATACTGCTACACGGTCTACGCTTATGACGGGGCAGGAAACCCGACTGAAACGATCGCTGAGGCTTGCGCAGTCACCCTGGCTCTGGCGCCGGGAGCAGGCGCCTTGCAACCAAAAGGCTGCGACAAAATTGAGGCCGCCTGGGACACAGGGGGCAACCCGGAAGGCACGGAGTATTTTTGCGAAAACATAACCACTGGAGAAGCCTCGGGCTGGACCGCGGACGCCCAATGGACCAGCAGCGGACTTGCGACCAAAAACGCTTATACCTTCCGCGTCAAAGCCAGAAACTCCGAATATGTAGAGACGGACTGGGTGAGCCTGGGCGATTGCGAAACCGGGGTGTGTCACGGGGACGCCAATGCAGACGGCGCCCTTAGCCTGGCTGACGCCATAGTATGCCTGCAGGTTGTTGCGGGCTTAGAGCCCGTAGGCTTGGATAAAAGCGCCGCAATTGACGCACTGCAGCAAATCGGGCTTGACGAAGCCCTGTATATTTTGCAAATTGAGGGCGAATCCAGATAG